The Carnobacterium mobile DSM 4848 genome includes a window with the following:
- a CDS encoding MarR family winged helix-turn-helix transcriptional regulator, giving the protein MRKNTLGSLIWLRIARFTHQSNLLSNEFLKEYDLTTAQFDALLQISTYEPLTQSELAEKVTVTQGGISRMLARLEKDQLIERKQEWKTKTISLTDKGRKKLENAYEAQLEFQSSFFEDCLSKEEQKVLFSLMSRIQKQSRKKYLEK; this is encoded by the coding sequence ATGCGAAAAAATACTCTTGGTTCATTGATTTGGCTTCGGATCGCTCGTTTCACTCACCAAAGCAATTTGCTATCAAACGAATTCTTAAAAGAATATGATTTAACAACTGCTCAATTTGATGCGTTGCTTCAAATTTCAACCTATGAGCCGTTAACGCAAAGCGAACTTGCAGAAAAAGTTACGGTCACGCAAGGTGGAATCTCTCGCATGCTTGCTCGTTTAGAAAAAGATCAATTAATCGAGCGCAAACAGGAATGGAAAACAAAAACAATTTCGCTAACAGATAAAGGCCGGAAAAAATTAGAAAATGCTTATGAAGCCCAACTTGAGTTCCAATCCTCTTTTTTTGAAGACTGTTTATCAAAAGAAGAACAAAAAGTACTGTTTTCACTTATGTCGCGCATACAAAAACAAAGCAGAAAAAAATATCTGGAAAAATGA
- a CDS encoding LLM class flavin-dependent oxidoreductase: MEKYRINQSNGMEFGLYSLGDHIMNPLTGNRISAQERIQQLIEMSQLAEQAGIDVFSVGESHQTYFASQAHSVILSAIAQATKTIKLSSSATVLSVLDPVRVYEDFATIDLISNGRAEIVAGRGSRVGAHQLFGVDLQDYEEIYEEKLELLKLINENERVTWQGDFRAPLQNAEILPRPLNGSLPIWRAVGGPPSSAIKAGYMGLPMMLTTLGGPAMNFKHSVDAYRETARQSGFDPAGLPVATTSLFYVADSTKEALQGMYPHINGGFQAIRGTGYPKQQFAQATDYRDALMVGSTDQIIEKILYQYELFGMQRFMAQIDFGGVPFDKLMKNIELIGNDIIPAIKKYTKN; encoded by the coding sequence ATGGAAAAATACCGTATCAACCAATCAAACGGGATGGAATTTGGTCTGTATTCTTTAGGCGACCATATCATGAATCCTTTAACAGGAAACCGAATTTCAGCACAAGAAAGAATTCAACAACTAATTGAAATGAGTCAGCTTGCTGAACAAGCAGGAATAGATGTTTTTAGTGTGGGTGAAAGTCACCAAACTTATTTCGCATCCCAAGCGCATAGCGTAATTTTATCAGCAATTGCCCAAGCCACAAAAACAATTAAACTATCCAGTTCAGCAACAGTATTAAGTGTTTTAGACCCTGTACGTGTGTATGAAGACTTTGCAACGATTGATTTGATTTCAAATGGACGTGCAGAAATCGTTGCCGGCCGTGGTTCGCGTGTTGGAGCTCATCAGTTATTCGGTGTCGATTTACAGGATTATGAAGAAATTTATGAAGAAAAGCTGGAATTGCTTAAGCTGATCAATGAAAATGAACGTGTTACCTGGCAAGGAGACTTCCGGGCTCCCTTGCAAAACGCCGAGATTTTACCGCGTCCTTTAAATGGATCGCTTCCCATTTGGCGTGCTGTAGGAGGTCCGCCTTCTAGCGCAATCAAAGCAGGTTATATGGGACTCCCAATGATGTTGACTACGTTGGGTGGGCCGGCAATGAACTTCAAACATTCTGTCGATGCTTACCGTGAAACTGCTCGGCAAAGTGGATTTGACCCAGCTGGTTTACCAGTCGCCACAACTAGTTTATTTTATGTAGCCGACTCGACAAAAGAAGCGCTGCAAGGAATGTATCCGCATATCAATGGCGGTTTCCAAGCCATTCGCGGTACAGGATATCCAAAACAACAATTTGCACAAGCAACAGATTACCGTGATGCTTTGATGGTCGGCAGTACCGATCAAATTATTGAAAAAATATTGTATCAATATGAATTGTTCGGCATGCAGCGGTTTATGGCGCAAATTGATTTTGGCGGTGTACCATTTGATAAGCTCATGAAAAATATAGAACTTATTGGGAATGACATTATCCCAGCAATCAAAAAATACACAAAAAATTAA